The genomic interval TCACAAAAGCGAGGGCTCTATGCCCTCGCACTCGGAGTTCCCTTATCGCACTGTCGTGCAGTGTAAAGGTTTCGCGCCTGCTGCGCCCCGTAGGGCCCGGAATCTTGTCTCAGATTCCGTCTCCGGGCTCTTGCTCTCACAACCCGTACCGATTATAGGCACGGTGGGCCGTTACCCCACCGTCTACCTAATCGACCGCAGCCGCATCCTGTGGCGCCGGAGCGTTTCCAACTCCACTCCTTCCAGAAGAGGAGTCTTATGAGGAGTTAGCCTCAGTTTCCCGAGATTATTCCTCTCCACAGGGTAGCTTGGCCACGTGTTACTGAGCTATCTGCCGCGAGTATGAACTCGCACAACTAGCATGGCTAAATCGAACTCCGATAGCAATGACCTCCGGCAGGATCAACCGGAATGTGCTGGGATAAACCCAGCTGCTGGAGGTCAAGCCTCCAGCTTGGCGGGAGCACCAAGTACATGGTGCTTCCATTGCAAATGATTGGCTCTAATGAGGCCAATCGGATATCACCAATCCATCAGGGCTAACATCAGATCCCATCTGTACGGCGGACCGCAGGGGTAGGATCCTCATTTCCTTCGGATCTGAACATAGGGAGTTTCGGGTATTAAACCCATCGGAACTCCACAGATCCGAGCCGTGGAAGCGAGGGGCGCTTCCACGCGACGTTCGCATTCCATCCAACGTCCGGGTATCACTTAAGGCCATTGAATCAGATTCGCCGAAGGCGAATCGAGGCCACCCCTCGTTGAACGTAGAACATCAGTGACGTAGGAGTACTACGCCACCTCGTCGTTCACATTCATTCCGAAGGGAGATAACCACTTAAGGGCATCGTTCCCACCTCGCGAGAGGTAGATTGCATACCGACCCGGAACGTCGAATGCGTGCGTCAGTAGCGTAGGAGTACTACGCCACCTCGTCGTTCGCATTCGTACGAAAGTCCGAGTGCCACTTAAGGGTGTTGAATCAAGTTCGTCGAAGACGACTTGGATTCGAAGCCGAACAGGTTGGACGGGCGTGCGTCGGTGGCTCCGGGCGACCGGGCCACGTCACGTCGTTCGCATTCAATCCGAGTGCCGGGTCACACTTAACGCCGTCGAACCACCACCCTGTTCGGGAGACGGCGACACGGTGAGCCGTCGCACGAATTGTAGACGCGGCTGTGGGAAGTCGGGTCGAGAGAACTGTGGCGCGGGCGGAGGCCGACGGGTCATCCCTCGGTCGTCCGTTCGGTCGGGTCGGGTGTTTCCCGCGCGTACATGCGTACACGGCGGACGGTGTTAACGGCGCGGGTTCCGCGACGCGGAGCTACCCGCCCCGAGCTCGCACGCGCGAGTACGTAGGGAAGCTAGATGTCGTCGACGTGTTCGATGCCCTGCTTCGAGACGTTCGCCTTGGTGATGCGGCCGGGCATCCAGTCGGGCGAGTCGTCGGGCGCGTCTTCCTCCCACGCCCAGGCTTCGTAGATGTGTACCTTGTCCGAGCCCTTCTCGCGGAGCCGGATGTCGTGGCGTTCTGCGTTCTGTTCACCGTCGGCGACGTCTTCGAGCCGTCGGGCCGCCTTGAGCGCGGCCTGTCGGGGCGTGTTTCCGCTGAAGACACTGGTCTCGTTACCGTCGACGTCGCGGAGCGCGAAGTTCCGTTTACCGTCCTCACGTGCCATGGTTTTGCACCATGCCAACCAAGCACAGGCCCTCTCATAAATATATCGGCAAATTCAACCGGATACGGCGGGGTTCCCGGGAGGAACCGCGCGGAAGAGCGGCGCAACGACCGGGACGAGCGACGGCAAGAGGTAAGGGCTTAAGTACGTGCTACGGCGA from Salarchaeum japonicum carries:
- a CDS encoding non-histone chromosomal MC1 family protein, with the translated sequence MAREDGKRNFALRDVDGNETSVFSGNTPRQAALKAARRLEDVADGEQNAERHDIRLREKGSDKVHIYEAWAWEEDAPDDSPDWMPGRITKANVSKQGIEHVDDI